Proteins found in one Mangifera indica cultivar Alphonso chromosome 15, CATAS_Mindica_2.1, whole genome shotgun sequence genomic segment:
- the LOC123197746 gene encoding 4-alpha-glucanotransferase DPE2 translates to MVNLGLLFGTKSVKSPSINFRIPYYTQWGQSLLVCGSEPVLGSWNVKKGFLLRPVHEGDQLIWCGNIAVSSGFSCEYNYYVVDDERNVLRWEMGKKRKVLLPEGIKDGEVVQLHDLWQTGSDALPFRSAFKNVIFRQSWSLNIERPEGLIQNKLDREDSILVHFKICCPNIEEDTSVYLIGSTSKLGQWKIEDGLKLSYAGESIWETDCVMQRGDFPFKYKYCKYGKTGNIHLETGPQRELSVDSSNNQPRYIFLSDGMMREMPWRGAGVAVPIFSIRTEADIGVGEFLDLKLLVDWSVQSGFHLVQLLPINDTSVHKMWWDSYPYSSLSVFALHPLYLRLQALSQNMPEDIKKEIEKAKLQLDLKDVDYEATLAAKLSIAKKIFDREKDLILKSSSFQKFLSENEGWLKPYAAFCFLRDFFETSDHSQWGRFSHYSKDKLEKLVSEKSSHYDIICFNYYVQYHLHLQLSEAAEYARKKGVILKGDLPIGVDRNSVDTWVYPNLFRMNTSTGAPPDYFDKNGQNWGFPTYNWEEMSKDNYGWWRARLSQMAKYFTAYRIDHILGFFRIWELPEHAMTGLLGKFRPSIPLSQEELEREGIWDFDRLTRPYVKQEFLQEKFGSSWTYIAANFLQEFHKGRYEFTEECNTEKKIAAKLKSCADKSILLESEDRIRLDLFNLLKNIVLIRDPEDARKFYPRFNLEDTSSFMDLDDHSKNVLKRLYYDYYFHRQDKLWRQNALKTLPALLNSSDMMACGEDLGLIPSCVHPVMQELGLIGLRIQRMPSEPGLEFGVPSQYNYMTVCAPSCHDCSTLRAWWEEDEDRRRRFFENVVGCDALPPSKCVPEVAHFIIRQHVESPSMWAIFPLQDLLALKEEYTARPAAEETINDPTNPKHYWRFRVHVTLESLLKDKELKATIKDLVRGSGRSHPQVDEATTAITSDRQQIANVLQKNPTEKPLNGVPQKETVAVS, encoded by the exons ATGGTGAATTTGGGGTTACTCTTTGGAACCAAATCTGTGAAGTCCCCTAGTATAAACTTTAGGATACCATATTATACTCAGTGGGGCCAGAGCCTGCTTGTTTGCGGCTCTGAGCCGGTGCTTGGTTCATGGAATGTGAAGAAGGGCTTTTTACTGAGGCCTGTTCATGAAGGTGACCAGCTCATATGGTGTGGAAATATTGCAGTTTCAAGTGGGTTTTCTTGTGAGTACAATTATTACGTCGTGGATGATGAGAGAAATGTACTGAGATGGGAGATGGGAAAGAAACGTAAAGTGTTGTTGCCCGAGGGGATTAAGGATGGGGAAGTAGTTCAGCTTCATGATCTTTGGCAG ACAGGCAGCGATGCTCTCCCTTTCAGAAGTGCCTTCAAAAATGTCATCTTTCGTCAAAGTTGGAGTTTGAACATAGAGAGACCTGAAGGACTCATACAGAATAAGTTAGACAGGGAAG ATTCAATCCttgtgcatttcaaaatttgctGTCCAAATATAGAAGAAGACACTTCA GTATATTTGATTGGTAGCACTTCAAAGTTAGGGCAATGGAAGATTGAGGACGGACTTAAACTTAGTTATGCTGGTGAATCAATTTGGGAAACAGACTGTGTAATGCAAAGGGGTGACTTTCCCTTTAA GTATAAGTACTGTAAATATGGGAAAACAGGGAACATTCATTTGGAAACTGGTCCCCAAAGGGAACTGTCAGTTGACTCCTCTAACAATCAGCCAAGATACATCTTCCTTTCAGATGGCATGATGCGG GAAATGCCTTGGAGAGGCGCTGGCGTTGCAGTCCCTATATTCTCTATTAGGACAGAAGCTGATATTGGTGTTGGAGAGTTTCTTGACCTGAAATTACTTGTTGACTGGTCGGTGCAGTCTGGGTTCCATTTAGTTCAGCTTCTGCCAATCAATGATACATCTGTGCATAAGATGTGGTGGGACTCATATCCCTACAG TTCACTCTCTGTATTTGCGTTGCATCCCTTGTACCTGAGACTGCAAGCACTTTCTCAAAACATGCCAGAGGATATCAAG AAAGAAATTGAGAAAGCAAAATTACAACTGGATTTAAAG GATGTTGATTATGAGGCTACTCTGGCTGCTAAACTTTCAATTGCCAAGAAAATTTTTGACCGAGAGAAAGATTTAATACTTAAATCCAGTTCATTTCAGAAATTTCTCTCTGAGAATGAG GGTTGGTTAAAACCTTACGCTGCTTTTTGTTTCCTACGGGATTTTTTTGAAACATCAGACCACAGTCAATGGGGTCGCTTTTCTCATTATTCGAAGGACAAG CTTGAGAAACTTGTCTCAGAAAAGAGCTCGCACTATGACATTATCTGCTTCAACTATTATGTCCAGTACCATTTACATTTACAG CTATCAGAAGCTGCAGAATATGCGAGGAAGAAAGGAGTTATTTTGAAGGGAGACCTGCCTATTGGGGTTGACAGAAATAGTGTGGATACCTGGGTCTATCCAAATTTATTCCGCATGAACACATCTACTGGAGCCCCTCctgattattttgataaaaatggcCAAAACTGGGGGTTTCCTACTTATAACTGGGAGGAAATGTCAAAAGACAACTATGGCTGGTGGCGTGCTCGATTATCACAG ATGGCAAAGTACTTTACAGCCTACAGGATTGATCATATTTTGGGTTTCTTTAGAATTTGGGAGCTTCCAGAGCATGCTATGACAGGTCTACTTGGAAAATTTCGGCCATCTATCCCTCTAAGTCAG GAAGAACTAGAACGAGAGGGAATATGGGACTTTGATCGCTTGACCCGTCCGTATGTTAAACAGGAGTTCTTGCAG GAAAAATTTGGATCTTCTTGGACTTATATTGCTGCAAATTTTCTACAAGAGTTTCACAAGGGCCGCTATGAG TTCACTGAGGAGTGCAACACAGAGAAAAAAATTGCTGCGAAGTTGAAGTCATGTGCAGATAAATCTATATTGCTGGAGAGTGAAGATAGGATACGTCTCGATCTCTTCAACCTTCTAAAG AATATAGTTCTTATCAGAGATCCAGAGGATGCAAGGAAATTCTATCCTCGATTCAATCTCGAAGACACATCAAGTTTTATGGACTTGGATGATCACAG CAAAAATGTTCTGAAAAGATTGTACTATGACTACTATTTTCATCGGCAAGATAAGCTGTGGCGACAGAATGCCTTGAAGACATTACCTGCCCTTTTGAACTCATCAGATATGATGGCCTGTGGGGAAGATCTGGGCCTTATTCCTTCGTGTGTTCATCCT GTTATGCAAGAACTGGGGTTAATAGGTTTACGTATTCAACGTATGCCCAGTGAACCTGGACTAGAGTTCGGTGTTCCTTCTCAATATAACTACATGACG GTATGCGCTCCATCTTGCCATGATTGCTCCACCCTTCGTGCTTGGTGGGAAGAAGACGAGGATCGACGACGTCGATTTTTCGAGAATGTAGTTGGTTGTGATGCATTACCGCCAAGTAAATGTGTTCCAGAAGTTGCACATTTCATCATAAGGCAACAtgttgaatctccatcaatgtgGGCAATTTTCCCTCTGCAG GATTTGTTAGCATTGAAAGAAGAGTACACAGCACGCCCTGCAGCAGAGGAGACAATCAATGACCCAACAAATCCAAAACACTACTGGAGATTTC GTGTACATGTCACGCTGGAGTCATTACTGAAGGATAAAGAACTGAAAGCGACCATTAAAGATCTTGTGCGTGGTAGTGGAAGATCACACCCTCAAGTGGATGAAGCAACAACTGCCATTACTTCGGATAGGCAACAGATTGCCAATGTCCTGCAAAAGAACCCAACCGAAAAACCTCTAAATGGAGTTCCCCAGAAGGAGACTGTAGCTGTCTCCTAA